GCAGGTGGGTGGTGtagctctctcctcttctctcttccacccCACATCTcgccccttcacctctctcctcttctctcttctatcCCACCTATTTCCCCTTCAGCTCTCTCACTGTTTGTAGATACCAGTTTGATCTCCAGTTGTATTTAATCTTGCTATCCTTCTCTCTAGATGCCCCTGCCCTCTAGACCTCACTGGTATCTGCTGTTCGGAGCCACTGACGAGGAGATCAAGGAGATCTGCCTAACAACTATCAAACTCTACACCAGGaagaaggtaacacacacaaaaactgtcCGCACTAAGCCACATACATATtattctctgtctcctcagccTAACTACGATCAtctggagaaggaggtgaagaggaggaagatgttCCTGCAGGAGGCCAAGCTGAAGGTCAAGGGGCTGAATCCTGACGGGACCCCCGTGCTGTCTGCCCTGGGGGGCT
The Osmerus eperlanus chromosome 17, fOsmEpe2.1, whole genome shotgun sequence DNA segment above includes these coding regions:
- the LOC134038128 gene encoding cyclin-L1-like, whose translation is MPLPSRPHWYLLFGATDEEIKEICLTTIKLYTRKKPNYDHLEKEVKRRKMFLQEAKLKVKGLNPDGTPVLSALGGFSPGSKPYWTAAWSTTRG